TATGGGGTTGAAGAGATAAAAGCAGAAGCTGCTAAATGGACTCCAGAGGTTGTAGAAGATGTTACAGGTGTTAGTGCTGCTCAACTTGAGAAAATCACAAGAATGCTAGCTACTATTAAGCCTGCCACGCTATTTTGGGCTTTAGGTATTACTCAGCATTCAGTAGGTAGTTCAAATACAAGAATTTTAGCTATTTTGCAACTTGTTCTTGGAAATATAGGTAAACCAGGTGCGGGAACAAATATCATCAGAGGTCATGATAATGTTCAAGGTGCTACTGATATGGGATGTTTAGCTGATACTTTGCCAGCTTATTATGGTTTAACAGATGATGCGTGGAATCATTTCTCAAATGTATGGAATGTTGAAAGAGATTATTTAAATTCAAGATTTTATTCTAAAGAATGGATGCATGAAAAAGGCTTTTCACTAGCAAAATGGTGGCAAGGTGTTTTACATGAAGAAAAAACTTATTCAAATTCACCTATTCGTGTTCTTTGGGTTCAAGGAACAGGTATCACATCAATGGCACATACGGTAAAAATTCAAGAAGCACTAAAAAAACTTGATATGATTGTAATTGCTGAGCCGTTTGTAAATGAAGTAGCGGTTTTAGCAGATCGCCCTGATGGCATTTATATCATACCTGCATGTACTCAATTTGAAACAGAAGGTTATGTAACCGCAACCAACCGTGCAATGCAATGGCGTTCTCAAGTAATAAAACCAATTTATGAAAGCAAAGAAGATCAAGAGATTATGTTTGCTTTTGCTAAGAAATTTGGTTTTTATAAAGAATATACTCGCGGTATGAAAATGGAATTAAAAGATCATAAGCTTATACAAACAAGAGATGATAATGATGATAATTTCATATGGCCTGATGATGCTACAAGAGAAATGAGTAATGGACTTTTAAGTATAGGTTTAAGAGGAATTTCTGCTGAGCGTTTAAGAAAACATCAGCAAAATTGGGAGCATTTTGATCCAGATACTCAAAGAGGCTTAGGTGGTGAAGTAAAAGGCGAATATTATGGTTTACCTTGGCCATGTTGGGATGAAAAACACCCGGGAACTTCTATTATGTGGAATACAGATATTCCTTATGAAGAAGGTGGTATGGGCTTTAGAAATCGTTTTGGTTTAGAACATGATGGACATTCTCAATTGGCAGATGATAGCTTTACTCCAAAAGGTTGTAAAGTTAAGGGTGGATATCCACAAATTACCAAAGCAAATATAGAAAAAGTCTTTAATATCAAGTTAAGTGATAGTGAAAAAGAACTAATGGGTGCTAGTTGGAGCACTGATATTTCAGGTATTATCTTGGAAAAATGTAGAGAAAAAAGTGCATGTTGTTTAGGAAATGCTAGAGCTAGAATGAAAGTTTGGGAATTTGCTGATCCTATTCCATTGCATAGAGAACCTTTACATTCTCCGCGTTGGGATTTGGTTAAAAAATACCCTACTTGGGGAGATCAAGAGAAAAACTTTAGGGTTGAAAGTAAATTTATTAGCGAACAACAAAAGACAGATTGGAGCAAAGAATTCCCAACTATTATTTCAAGTATGCGTTTAGTTAATTTAAGTGGTGCAGGTATGCTTGAGCGAACTAGTAAATATCTTGCAGCAATCACACCTGAGATGTTTGCTAATGTCCATCCTGAGCTTGCTTTAAAATATGGTATAAATGATGGGGATATGATGTGGATTCACTCTCCTCAAGGAACTAAAATCAAAGTAAAATGCGTGCATAATCATTCTGTTACACCAGATAGAATTTGCTTGCCTTATAACTTTGCAGGTATTATGCAAGGAGTGGATTTAAGTTATAATTACCCAGAAGGAACTAAACCTTATACTATAGGGGAAAGTTCTAATACGGTTACCAATTATGGTTTTGATATAAATACGCAAATTTCTGAATTTAATGCAGGACTTTGCAGACTTGAAAAGGCTTAAGGGGTAAGTTATGGCTAGAATGAAATTTTATGTAGATAATAATCGCTGCATTTCTTGCTTTGCTTGTCAAGTAGCTTGTTCAAGTGCACATGAAGTGCCAGTGGGGATTAATAGAAGAAAAGTTATCACTTTAAATGAAGGTATAGAAGGCAAAGAGTTTTCAACAACTCTTGCTTGTCAGCACTGCACTGATGCTCCATGTGAGCAAGTTTGTCCTGTAAAATGCTTTTATATAAGAGCTGATGGTATAGTTTTACATGATAAAAAAACATGCATAGGTTGTGGGTATTGTCTTTATGCATGTCCATTTGGTGCCCCACAATTTCCAAGAGATGGAGCATTTGGTATTAAAGGTGAAATGGATAAATGTACTATGTGTGCAGGTGGTCCTGAGCCTACTAATTCTCATGAGGAAAGAGAGCTTTATGGGCAAAATCGTATCGCAGAAGGTAAAGTGCCTATGTGTGCTGCAGTTTGCTCTACAAATGCACTTTTAGTTGGTGATGCAGCTGAAGTTAGTGCAATGTATAGAAAAAGAGTTTTGCTTAAAGGCCAAAATTTAGGACTTGATGCAAAATAATTTAAAGGGTGTTAATACACCCTTTTTTATTTAATATTTTTTTAGGGTTAATATATGCAAGAACTTATTTTAGAAATTCAAAAAAATCTTGATGAAAATAATAAGCTCCCATGCAAAAAAGCACTAGATTTATTAAAAAAATACTCCAAAGATGAATTTCAAAAAGTTATAAACGAGTTAGGAATAAAAATTTCAGATTGTGAATTAGGGCAATTTGGAAAGTTAAATAAAAATATTGCAAAAAGTGAAATTTTAGAAAAAATAGAAACAAAATTAGATCAAAAACGCTATATAGCATGTAAAGATGCTTTAGAATTTATGGATAATTTTAATGCAGCTGATATTAGAGCGACTTTAAGAGCTTATAAAATAGAAGTTAAACATTGTGAACTTGGGTGTTTTAAAGAAAAAAAAGGTAAAAAATTTAATATTAAAAATAAAATTTGGATAGAAAATCCTGATGGAAAATTACTTTTTGGTAAAGGTAAAACAGATATTTTAGAACTGATTGGAGAATGTGGAAGCATATCTCAAGCAGCTAAAATATTAGGAATAAATTACAAAAAAGCATGGCTTTATATACAAGATTTAGAAGAAAATATGAAAGAAGAGCTAATTATTGCTAAAAAAGGAAGAGGAAGTGATGCTGGTAGTAAGCTTACACCAAGAGCTTATGAATTAATCCATAATTTTAAAATTTTACAGCAAGATGTAGAAGAATACACCAATAAACGCTTTAAAGAATTATTTTTTAAAAAAAGTCAAGAAAAAGATAAGACTTAATTTTCTTACAAGTTATAAAAATATATCATTAACTAAAAAAGGTTAAAAATGAAAATTGATTGTAGAGATTTAGCTTGTCCGCGTCCTGTGATAGAAGCTAAAAAAGCTTTGGAAAATTTAAAACAAAACGAAAATTTAGAAATTCTTTTGAATTCTCAAGCTTCAAAAGAAAATGTTATAAGATTTTTAAAATCTTTAAATTTAGATTTTAATATTAAAGAAATAGAGGATGAAAGTATTATTAGCATTGTTAAAAATTTTAATTTAGAGCAAAACCAAGAACAAAATTTATTAGAATATAATGTTTTATTTTTAAAAAGTGATAAAGTAGGTGAAGGTGATTTAGGAAAAAATTTAATGCTAGGTTTTTTAAAGACATTAAAAGAACTACCTAATAAGCCTAAAAAAATTCTTTGTGTTAATGATAGTGTTTTGATAAATACTAATAGCTCGCATATGGCTTTTGAAGCTATGAAAGAGCTTGAAAATTTGGGTGTTGAAATTTATAGTTGTGGGGCGTGTTTGGATTTTTTTGGTAAAACCAATGAGCTTAAAATAGGTAAAATAGGCAATGCCTATGAAATTTTAAATGAACTTTTTGGAAAGGCAAAGATAATTTCTTTATGATTTATAAAAATCAAAAATTGACTCAATTCGTAAAAACTGCAGGTTGAGCTGCCAAATTAGACTCGTTGAGTCTTGACAAAATACTTGGTATATTAAAGCCTCATCCAAATGTTTTAAGCGGTATTAATAATAATGAAGATGCAAGTGTTTATAAAATAAATGAAGATTTAGCTTTGGTTCAAACACTTGATTTTATCACCCCAGTAGTAGATAGTGCGTATTATTTTGGTGCTATTGCTGCTGCAAATGCTTTAAGTGATATTTTTGCTATGGGTGCTGAGGCTATTAATGCATTAAATATAGTAGGTTTTGATACATGCCATTTTACAAATGAAATTTTACTTGAAGTTTTAGAAGGAGCAAGGACTAAGATTGAAGAAGCAGGAGCTATTTTAGTTGGTGGGCACACTATAGAAAATAATGAATTTATTTTTGGACTTAGTGTAACAGGCATGGTGCATCCAAAAAAATTTATAGCTAATAATAGTGCAAAAGAAGGTGATGTGATATTGCTAACAAAACCTATAGGAAGTGGAATTCTTAGCACTGCTATAAAAGCAAATTTTTTGGAAGAAAATCAAATTATTAAAGCTTGTGAGCAAATGAGTTTTTTAAATGTTTATGCAAGTCGTGTATTAAGCAAATTTAAATCATTAAACGCTTTAAGTGATGTTACGGGATTTGGTGTTTTGGGACATTTAAAGGAAATGTTAAATGATAATATAGCTATTAAAGTGTATAGAAATGAAATTCCGCTAATGGATGGAGTTTTATCTATGGCTAATATGGGGATTATTCCAGCAGGTGCTTATACAAATAAAGAGGCTTTAAAAGCTTGGGTTGAAATTTCTAAAGAATGTGAAGATGATATAATTTATTTTGATCCTCAAACTTCAGGTGGTCTTTTGGCTGCTATGAGTGAAAAAGAAGCAAGACAAGCCATTAAAATCCTACAAGATCATAATATCGAAGCCAAAATTATTGCTGAGTGTGTAAAAAATACTCGTAATTATTTATTATTATGCTAATTTTTTATTTATAATAAGCCATTTTGTTTATATTTGTTACTTTTTTACATAAAAAATTAAATTATAAATAAATAATAATTGATTTTTCTTGCAATTTTTGTATCATAAAAACATATTATCTATCAAGGTGGAGGAAAAAATGATACAAAAAGCTTTGCTTTTAGCAGAAGAGTTACAAAGAAAAATAGAAAGTAACATTTCTCAAAGTGAAAAAGAATTTCATGCAAAAATGCAAAAACTTTTAAACAATCCAGAAAATAAAGTGATGTTAATTGAGTTATTAGATCGTTCTTTTAGATGTAAGGACAAAAGTGCGAGTTTTGAGCTTATAGAGCATACTTTAAATAAATATGGTATAGCAGATTTTTTCAGTGCTTTTGAAAAATTCTTGTTGTTTTCGTTCTTAAATTTTGGAAAATTTGCCCCAAAATTAAGTGTGCCATTTTTCATCAAACATTTAAGAGAAGATACAAAAGCTATGGTTTTAGATGCAAATCCTAGCGTTTTAGAGCCTCATATGCGTAAAAGAAAAGATGAGGATAAAATCACTTTAAATGTAAATTTAATCGGAGAGGAAGTTTTAGGCGAGGCTGAAAGTGCTTATAGAATGCGAAAGTATGAAGAAGCTTTAAAAACAAGCTATATTACTTATATTTCTATAAAAATTACTACAATTTTTTCCCAAATTAATATTATTGATTTTGAATACTCTAAAGATGAGGTGGTAAAAAGATTAGACAAATTATACGCTCTTGCTTTAGAAGAAGAGAAAAAACAAGGTGTTTCTAAATTTATAAACCTTGATATGGAGGAATTTAGAGACTTAGAATTAACCGTAGAAGCTTTTATGGAGAGTGTTTCTAAATTTGATATTAAAGCAGGTATTGTTTTGCAAGCTTATTTGCCTGATTCTTATGAATATTTGAAAAAACTTTTTGCTTTCTCAAAAGAAAGGGTTTTAAAAGGTATGAAACCTATTAAAATTCGTTTTGTTAAGGGTGCTAATATGGAAAGTGAAGAAACCATAGCTTCACAAAGAGGTTGGGCTTTGCCAACTTTTTATAAAAAAATTGATACAGATAGTAACTATAACAAAATGTTAGATTTTGTTTTAGAAGGGGATAATTATAAATACATCAATGTAGGTATAGCAAGCCATAATTTATTTGAAATTGCTTATGCTTATACTAGAATTTCACAAGCTGGAGCTTTATCATCTTTTACTTTTGAAATGCTTGAAGGTATGAGTTTGCAATGCTCTTATGAGCTTTCTAAGATGCATGATCTTATACTTTATGCACCAGTTTGTGATGAAGCTCATTTTAACAATGCTATTGCTTATTTGGTTAGAAGACTTGATGAAAATACTAGCGAAGATAACTTCATGAGATATTTTTTCAATCTCAAAGTTAATGATAAAAATTGGCAAGCACAAAAAGAATTATTTGTAAAATCTTTAGAAGGGATTAAAACACTTGATAATTCTACTCATAGAACTCAAGATAGAAATAAAGAAGTAAAAGCTATTAGCTCTTATGAAAGTAAAGAATTTAAAAACGAGCCTGATACAGATTTTATTTTAAAAGCCAATAGAGAATGGGCTAAGGGTATAAGAGCTAAATATGAAAATTTAGAAAATTATGATGTATATCCTGTTATTAAAGAAGAAATTAAAGGTGAAAATTTACAAGTTGTAGAAGTAAAAGATAAAATTAAAAATCACACCATAGGAAAAGCACATTTAGCAGGCCAAAAAGAAATCGAGCTTGCTTTAGATGTAGCTAAAAATTCAAATTTTAGTGATTTAAGTCATGATGAAATTTATAAAATTTTAGCCAAAACTGCTCAACTTGTTAGAGAGCGCAGAGGCGATTTAATAGGTATAGCAGCCTTAGAAGTAGGAAAAACTTTCTTAGAAATTGATCCAGAAGTTAGCGAAGCAATAGACTTTTTAGAATTTTACCCGCATTCTTTAGAAAAATTAAAAGAACAAAATCCAAATACTACTTTTAAAGCAAAAGGCATAGGCGTGGTGATTGCACCATGGAATTTTCCAGTAGGAATTTCAGTAGGAACTATAGCAGCGCCTTTAGCAGCAGGAAATAAAGTGATATATAAACCATCATCTTTATCAATGTTAACAGGTTATATGCTTTGTAAATGCTTTTGGGATGCAGGAATTCCAAAAGATGCTTTGATTTTCTTACCTGCTAAAGGAAGTGATATATCAAAATATTTACTTATAGATCAAAGTGTTAAATTCTCAGTTTTAACTGGTGGTGAAGAAACAGCTTATGCAATGCTCAAAGCCAATCCAACCTTGCTTTTAAGTGCTGAAACAGGTGGTAAAAACGCAACTATTGTTTCTAAATTTGCTGATCGTGATAGTGCGATTAAAAATATCATTCATTCAGCATTTTCAAATTCAGGTCAAAAATGCTCAGCTACTTCTTTGCTTGTTTTAGAAGAAGAAGTTTATGAGGATGAGGAATTTAAAAAGACTTTAGTAGATGCAGCAAGTTCTATGGCAGTTGGAAATCCTTTTGTGTTTAAAAATAAATTGGGTGCTTTAGCTGATAAACCCGATGCAAAATTACAAAAAGCTATAAATGAATTAGCGCCTTATGAAAGTTGGGCTTTAAAACCTAAATTTATTGATGATAATCCTTATCTTTTAACTCCAGGTATTAAATACGGCGCTAAAAAAGGTGATTTTACTCATATGAATGAGCTTTTTGCGCCAATTTTAACCGTAATGAAAGCAAAGGATTTAAAAGAAGCTATTGAAATAGTAAATTCTACAGGTTATGGCCTTACAGCAGGATTTGAAAGTTTAGATGAAAGAGAGTGGGAGTATTTTCACACTCATATAGAAGCAGGAAATATATATATTAATAAACCAACAACAGGAGCTATAGTTCTTAGACAGCCTTTTGGTGGTATTAAAAAATCTGCTATTGGTTTTGGTAGAAAGGTTGGAATTTATAATTACATCACGCAATTTATGGATATTGAGCAAAGTGAAGTTGATCAAAATGTTTTAGACAATGAGTTAGTGTCTAAATTAAATGCTTTAAATCTTGACTTAAGCACAAATGATAAAGCAGAATTAGAAGTTATCAAAGCTATGGCAAGAAGCTATGCTTATCATGCTAAAAATGAATTTGCAAGTGCGAAAGATTATGTCAATATTAGAGGTGAGGATAATCTTTTCTCTTATACAAAAGTGAAAAATATTGCCTATAGGGTGCATAAAGATGATAGCTTAAAAGATATTTTGGGTGTAATTTTAGCAGCAAGTGTGCTAAATATTGATCTTTTATTAAGTTATGATGAACATGAAAAAATGGATTTAGTGCAAAAAATAAACCAAAGCATAAGCACTAAAACTTTATTATGTAAAGAAAGTGAAGAAAATTTCCTTGCTAAGATTGCTGATTATGAGAGAATTCGTTATTTTGCACCACAAGATGTAAATGATGCAGTTTTCATAAAAGCAGCAAGTTGTGCAAAAGTTATTGCTAATACTAAGCCATTAATCAATGGTCGTTTTGAGTTGCTTTTATATCACAATGAAAAGGCTTTAAGCATATCTTTCCATCGTTATGGAAATTTAGGTATTCGTGCATTAAATAAATAAAGGAGTGCAAAATGGAGGTAGTTCAAATTAATACCCAAATTGCCATAATGTTTGTGGCGTATTCAGCATTAATGCTTTTTATTGGATTTTATTTTTATAAGCAAAATAAAAATTCAGAAGATTATTTTTTAGGCGGTCGTTCTATGGGTCCTGTGGTTTCTGCACTTAGTGCAGGAGCTTCTGATATGAGCGGTTGGCTTTTAATGGGTTTACCAGGCGCTTTATATGTGAGTGGTTTAGCAGAAAGTTATATCGCAATAGGACTTAGCATAGGAGCGTTTTTAAACTGGGCTTTTGTGGCAAAAAGACTTAGAATTTATACTAGTGTGATTGCAGATTCTATTACAATTCCAGATTATTTTGAAACAAGATTTGATGATGATAAGCATATATTAAGAGTGGTTTGTGCTATTGTTATTTTGATTTTCTTTACTTTTTATGTTTCCTCAGGGCTTGTGGGTGGAGCAAAACTTTTTGAAGCTACTTTTGGCATTGCTTATGATTATGCTTTAACTACAGGAACTGTGATAATCGTTGCTTATACATTTTTGGGTGGATATAAGGCAGTTTGTTGGACGGATTTAATTCAAGGCCTTTTAATGATGAGTGCTTTGATAATAGTTCCTATAGTGATGATTTATCACTTAGGTGGATTTGATGAAGCTATGAATATAGTTAGAGAGATTAAACCAAGCACTTTATCTATGGGAGAAGGATTAAGCTTTTTGGGTATAGTATCAGCGCTTTCTTGGGGGCTTGGTTATTTTGGCCAACCTCATATTTTAGTGCGTTTTATGTCTATAAGATCTACTAAAGATATCCCAACTGCCACTTTTGTAGGAATTTCATGGATGGTTATATCTTTAATTGGTGCTTGTTTGATAGGAATTTTAGGTATAGCTTATGTGAGTAAATTTGAGCTTAGTTTGAATGATCCTGAAAAGATTTTTATCGTAATGTCTCAACTTCTTTTTAATCCTTGGATAGCAGGTATTTTACTTAGTGCTATTTTAGCAGCTATTATGAGTACAGCAAGTTCGCAATTACTTGTTTCAAGCTCAACCATAGCAGAAGATTTTTATAAAAGAATTTTCAATAAAGAAGCTTCAAATAAAATGGTAATGACTTTAGGTAGATTTGGAGTTTTAGCAGTAGCTGTAATAGCTTTTATCATTTCAACAGATAAAAACTCAAGTGTGTTAAGCATAGTAGCTTATGCTTGGGCGGGATTTGGTGCAAGCTTTGGTTCTGTAATGCTTTTTTCATTGTTTTGGTCAAGAATGACAAGATATGCTGCTATTGCAGGTATGATTAGTGGAGCTTTGATGGTAGTAGCTTATAAAAATTTCTTAGGTGCTTGGCTTAACTTCCCAATATATGAAATCATACCAGGCTTTTTAACTGCTTCGGTTGTGATTATTTTGGTAAGTTTAGTGACTAAAGTGCGTCCAGGAACTAAAGCAGCTTATGAAACTATGTTAAAACATCTTTAAAAATAAACCCTAAAGTTTTCAAGCTTTAGGGTTATAAAAATAATCTTTTAAAATTAATAATCTACTTAATCTTACATCAAAACTTTATGCATTTAATTTTTGTTTTAATTAAAAAATATAAGATATAATATCTTTTATGGAAGGTTAGCTTATCTGGTGATGGCCACTGACTTCAAATCAGATGAAAGGGTAGTTGACTACTTTTTGGGGAGTTCGATTCTCTCACCTTCTCGCCAAATTTAAGTCAAAATGGAGTTTTTATGAGTAAAGCAGATATTGTCGTTGGTATCCAATGGGGTGATGAAGGTAAGGGTAAGATAGTTGATAAGCTATGTGAAAATTATGACTATGTTTGCAGGAGTGCAGGCGGACATAATGCAGGTCACACTATATGGGTTGATGGTATAAGATATGCTTTACATTTAATGCCATCTGGTGTTTTAAATAAGCAATGTATTAATGTTATAGGCAATGGAGTTGTAGTTAATCCTGATGTATTAATTAGCGAAATGGCTCAATTTGAAAACTTAGAAGGAAGATTATTTATAAGCGATAGAGCTCATTTAAATTTAAACCATCATGCTTTGATTGATCAAGCAAGAGAAAGACTTAAAGGCGATAAAGCTATAGGAACAACAGGCAAAGGTATAGGGCCAAGCTATGAAGATAAAATAAGTCGTAATGGACATAGAGTAGGGGAGTTGTTAGAGCCTGAAAAACTTTGTGAAAACTTAATGAAAGATTTTGAACTTAAAAAAACTTATTTTGATGTTTTAGGTATTACAATGCCTAGTTATGATGAAATTTTAAAAGATTTAAAACGCTTTAAAGAAGTACTTGCACCATATATTACAGATACAACAAGAATGCTTTGGAAGGCTTTAGATGAGGATAAAAAAATACTTTTAGAAGGTGCACAAGGTTCTATGCTTGATATTGATCATGGAACTTATCCTTATGTTACTAGCTCAACGACTATTTCAGCTGGGGCTTTAAGTGGTTTGGGTTTAAATCCAAAAGAAATCGGTAAAGTTATAGGCATAGTAAAAGCTTATACAACAAGAGTAGGAAATGGAGCTTTTCCAAGTGAAGACTTAGGAGAAGATGGTGAAAAAATCGGTCTTATTGGTAAAGAAATTGGAGTAAGTACAGGTAGAAAAAGAAGGTGTGGCTGGTTTGATGCAGTTGCTGTAAAATATACTGCAAGATTAAATGGCTTAGATACTTTATCATTAATGAAACTTGATGTATTAGATGGTTTTGAAAATGTAAAAATTTGCAAGGCTTATGAGTATAAAGGAGAAGTGATTGATTATGTGCCTTGTGATTTGGAAAATGCAAAACCTATTTATGAGATAATGGAAGGCTGGGACAAAGTTGCAGGGATTAGGGATTATGATTTATTGCCTGAAAATGCAAAAAAATACATTAAGCGTTTAGAAGAATTAAGCGGGGTTAAAGTAGGTTATATATCTACAAGTCCTGAAAGGGAAGATACTATTATTTTATGAAAAATAAATATTCTTCTGTGATAAAGTTAAGAAAACAACAACTTGATAAAGCAGAGGCTAATTTAACTAAAACAAGACAAAAACTTTTACAATGTGAGCAAGAATTACAAGAAGCTTCTAAGGCTTGTGAAAGTTTAACTTTAGCTGATAAAGGTTCAATAACACTTTTGCGATCTTCTTTGAAATTACAAGAAATTGCAAGAGAAGGTAAGCAAAGGATAAAGCAAAAATTGGATTTAACAAAGAAAGAACTTATGCATTATCAGCATTTATATAAAAAAGCTCATTTGGAATTTGAAAAAATTAAAGCATTGGAAAATGAGGAGTTAAAAAAAATTCGAAAAATTTTACAAAAAGAAGAAGAAAAATTTATAGATGAACTTGCTATAACAAGACATTTTAACAAGGAAAAATGATGAAAAAAATTATATATTTATTAGTTTTTATAGGTATTTTAAATGCACAGCAAAATTGTGAGCAGTATTTTGAAGCAAGAAAAGATCAAATGCAAGATCAAATTAGAGAATATGATGAGGCAAGGCAGAGTTTGGAAGCATATAAAGCATCTTTTGAGGCTTTACAAAAAGAAAAAATGCAAGCTTTGGTTCAAAAAGAAGCAGATATTAATGCAAGTTTAGAACAAATAAAAACTCTTAAAGAGCAAAATGAACGCATATTAGAAGCTACTAGAGAAAACCTTCAAGTAATTAATGATAAAACAATGGGGCGTATTACTGAAATTTATGCTAAGATGAAAGATGTTGCAGTTGCAGGTATATTAAGTGAAATGGATGCAGATGAGGCTTCAAAAATTTTATTGTCTTTAGAACCTAGAAAAATTTCTTCTATTATGGCTAAAATGGATCCAAAGAAAGCTTCCGATTTAACACTTCTTTTGAAAAATTTAGATCAAAATGCAAGTTCGCAATAAGTTTTAAGCAGTTTTTACCTTTTTTTTAGTATTATTTCAATAAAAATAAAAAGGTGGATAAATGCGTATTAAACCAGCTCATATACCTTACATAGCAAATAAAATAATACTTGATTTAATGCACTCTTCTTTTGTTAAGATTAAAGATGATAGCCAAAAACTCATAAAAACTGCAAAAGAGATTATCGAAATAGATGTATTAAATGAGCGTAAACTTGATGAAAAAGCAAAGGAGCTTTTAGAAAGTCAAGAGGATGAAATTGAATTCATGCAAATAGATAGAAAAAGTATGTTTTGGATGATAAAGAAAAAATTAGCCAGTGAATTTAAATTCATCTTAGATAGCGAAGATAGATATAACAATCTTTCGCATAAAATTTTAGAACATTTAATTGATGAGGATTTGATAAATTATAATGTATCAGAAAATCGTGTAAAAAATTTAATTTTTTCAAGCATAATATCTTATTTAAAAGAGTATGAAAATTTAGAAGATCTAGTATATGAAAAAATTTCAAATTACAAAAGAAAACTCATACCAGGTTCTGAAGAATATGAATTAGTTTTTGAAAAATTATATCAAGAAGAGTTAAGAAAAAAGGGACTTTTATGAAAGCTTATATTTATCTAGAAAATGATGTCTTTTTAAGCGCTAAGGCTTTTGGTGCGGAAGGAACTTTTTTTGGAGAGCTTGTTTTTAATACTTCTTTAACCGGCTATCAAGAAATCATTTCAGATCCTTCTTATGCAGGACAATTTGTGGTTTTTTCTATGCCAGAAATAGGCGTAGTTGGGGTTAATGATGAGGATAATGAAAGTAAAGAAGTTTTTGCCAGTGGTATGATTATAAGACAATTGAATGAAGATTATTCCAATTTTAGGGCAAAAGATTCTTTAAGTGCTTATCTTAAAAAACATAAAAAGATAGGTCTTTGTGAAGT
The genomic region above belongs to Campylobacter peloridis LMG 23910 and contains:
- a CDS encoding proline dehydrogenase / 1-pyrroline-5-carboxylate dehydrogenase, which produces MIQKALLLAEELQRKIESNISQSEKEFHAKMQKLLNNPENKVMLIELLDRSFRCKDKSASFELIEHTLNKYGIADFFSAFEKFLLFSFLNFGKFAPKLSVPFFIKHLREDTKAMVLDANPSVLEPHMRKRKDEDKITLNVNLIGEEVLGEAESAYRMRKYEEALKTSYITYISIKITTIFSQINIIDFEYSKDEVVKRLDKLYALALEEEKKQGVSKFINLDMEEFRDLELTVEAFMESVSKFDIKAGIVLQAYLPDSYEYLKKLFAFSKERVLKGMKPIKIRFVKGANMESEETIASQRGWALPTFYKKIDTDSNYNKMLDFVLEGDNYKYINVGIASHNLFEIAYAYTRISQAGALSSFTFEMLEGMSLQCSYELSKMHDLILYAPVCDEAHFNNAIAYLVRRLDENTSEDNFMRYFFNLKVNDKNWQAQKELFVKSLEGIKTLDNSTHRTQDRNKEVKAISSYESKEFKNEPDTDFILKANREWAKGIRAKYENLENYDVYPVIKEEIKGENLQVVEVKDKIKNHTIGKAHLAGQKEIELALDVAKNSNFSDLSHDEIYKILAKTAQLVRERRGDLIGIAALEVGKTFLEIDPEVSEAIDFLEFYPHSLEKLKEQNPNTTFKAKGIGVVIAPWNFPVGISVGTIAAPLAAGNKVIYKPSSLSMLTGYMLCKCFWDAGIPKDALIFLPAKGSDISKYLLIDQSVKFSVLTGGEETAYAMLKANPTLLLSAETGGKNATIVSKFADRDSAIKNIIHSAFSNSGQKCSATSLLVLEEEVYEDEEFKKTLVDAASSMAVGNPFVFKNKLGALADKPDAKLQKAINELAPYESWALKPKFIDDNPYLLTPGIKYGAKKGDFTHMNELFAPILTVMKAKDLKEAIEIVNSTGYGLTAGFESLDEREWEYFHTHIEAGNIYINKPTTGAIVLRQPFGGIKKSAIGFGRKVGIYNYITQFMDIEQSEVDQNVLDNELVSKLNALNLDLSTNDKAELEVIKAMARSYAYHAKNEFASAKDYVNIRGEDNLFSYTKVKNIAYRVHKDDSLKDILGVILAASVLNIDLLLSYDEHEKMDLVQKINQSISTKTLLCKESEENFLAKIADYERIRYFAPQDVNDAVFIKAASCAKVIANTKPLINGRFELLLYHNEKALSISFHRYGNLGIRALNK
- the putP gene encoding sodium/proline symporter PutP, with product MEVVQINTQIAIMFVAYSALMLFIGFYFYKQNKNSEDYFLGGRSMGPVVSALSAGASDMSGWLLMGLPGALYVSGLAESYIAIGLSIGAFLNWAFVAKRLRIYTSVIADSITIPDYFETRFDDDKHILRVVCAIVILIFFTFYVSSGLVGGAKLFEATFGIAYDYALTTGTVIIVAYTFLGGYKAVCWTDLIQGLLMMSALIIVPIVMIYHLGGFDEAMNIVREIKPSTLSMGEGLSFLGIVSALSWGLGYFGQPHILVRFMSIRSTKDIPTATFVGISWMVISLIGACLIGILGIAYVSKFELSLNDPEKIFIVMSQLLFNPWIAGILLSAILAAIMSTASSQLLVSSSTIAEDFYKRIFNKEASNKMVMTLGRFGVLAVAVIAFIISTDKNSSVLSIVAYAWAGFGASFGSVMLFSLFWSRMTRYAAIAGMISGALMVVAYKNFLGAWLNFPIYEIIPGFLTASVVIILVSLVTKVRPGTKAAYETMLKHL
- a CDS encoding adenylosuccinate synthase — encoded protein: MSKADIVVGIQWGDEGKGKIVDKLCENYDYVCRSAGGHNAGHTIWVDGIRYALHLMPSGVLNKQCINVIGNGVVVNPDVLISEMAQFENLEGRLFISDRAHLNLNHHALIDQARERLKGDKAIGTTGKGIGPSYEDKISRNGHRVGELLEPEKLCENLMKDFELKKTYFDVLGITMPSYDEILKDLKRFKEVLAPYITDTTRMLWKALDEDKKILLEGAQGSMLDIDHGTYPYVTSSTTISAGALSGLGLNPKEIGKVIGIVKAYTTRVGNGAFPSEDLGEDGEKIGLIGKEIGVSTGRKRRCGWFDAVAVKYTARLNGLDTLSLMKLDVLDGFENVKICKAYEYKGEVIDYVPCDLENAKPIYEIMEGWDKVAGIRDYDLLPENAKKYIKRLEELSGVKVGYISTSPEREDTIIL
- a CDS encoding flagellar FliJ family protein; the protein is MKNKYSSVIKLRKQQLDKAEANLTKTRQKLLQCEQELQEASKACESLTLADKGSITLLRSSLKLQEIAREGKQRIKQKLDLTKKELMHYQHLYKKAHLEFEKIKALENEELKKIRKILQKEEEKFIDELAITRHFNKEK
- a CDS encoding MotE family protein, encoding MMKKIIYLLVFIGILNAQQNCEQYFEARKDQMQDQIREYDEARQSLEAYKASFEALQKEKMQALVQKEADINASLEQIKTLKEQNERILEATRENLQVINDKTMGRITEIYAKMKDVAVAGILSEMDADEASKILLSLEPRKISSIMAKMDPKKASDLTLLLKNLDQNASSQ